In Symmachiella dynata, the following are encoded in one genomic region:
- a CDS encoding sigma-54 interaction domain-containing protein, giving the protein MLLRLLLAVEPKALQQRLRRLLKDDDVIIKACSAAADPLLHELGRESCDLVIISQSVLDHSEQDILAAIETLPEPPEVIVVSEQDDADDRARLLAAGCIFVLHTGVANKVMGDALSAVFQRRRNAIDQSIASRRGMGNPQLSDFVSDSSAMQAFINVAHRVAPSDSSLLITGETGVGKERLARAIHAEGPRSGGPFIAVNCGALPETLLESELFGHEEGAFTGASRARRGWFELSHGGTVFLDEIGEMPLHLQVKLLHVLQNHEVQRLGSERLTAVDVRVIAATNRDLLHEVEEGRFRRDLYYRLGVINLSIPPLRERREDIPALAQDYVSRFRASIGRNVSSIDKDALQEMVNYSWPGNVRELINVIERAVLLCDSDTIATNDLPETITLGHSSGEPRSHAAALASGKGSQFPVEWFDLPIREARQAVVADFEKAYLIRVLQLTRGRVGEAAERAGIEPRSLFEKMRRYDLRKEDFRSNRS; this is encoded by the coding sequence ATGCTGCTTCGATTACTCCTCGCCGTTGAGCCGAAAGCGCTTCAACAACGCCTGCGACGGCTTCTCAAAGACGATGATGTCATTATCAAAGCCTGTTCTGCCGCGGCCGACCCGCTGCTTCACGAGTTGGGGCGTGAAAGTTGCGATCTTGTGATCATCAGCCAATCGGTGCTAGACCACTCCGAACAAGATATTCTGGCGGCGATCGAGACGCTTCCTGAGCCGCCGGAAGTGATTGTCGTTTCTGAGCAAGATGATGCGGACGACCGGGCGCGGTTGCTGGCTGCTGGTTGCATTTTCGTATTGCACACTGGAGTCGCCAACAAGGTCATGGGGGATGCCCTCTCAGCGGTTTTCCAGCGACGCCGCAATGCCATTGACCAATCCATCGCTTCACGGCGCGGTATGGGGAATCCTCAGCTTTCTGATTTCGTCTCAGATAGTTCTGCGATGCAAGCCTTTATTAATGTCGCCCACCGTGTCGCACCCAGCGATTCCTCACTGCTGATTACAGGGGAAACCGGCGTCGGTAAGGAGCGATTGGCGCGAGCCATTCATGCCGAGGGACCGCGCAGCGGCGGTCCGTTCATCGCAGTCAATTGCGGGGCTTTGCCGGAGACCTTGCTGGAAAGCGAATTGTTCGGACACGAAGAAGGGGCCTTTACGGGTGCCTCTCGGGCGCGTCGAGGTTGGTTTGAACTGTCGCACGGCGGGACGGTATTTCTCGACGAAATCGGAGAAATGCCCCTGCATTTACAGGTCAAACTGCTACATGTCTTGCAAAACCACGAGGTGCAACGCCTCGGCAGCGAACGCTTAACCGCTGTCGACGTGCGCGTGATTGCGGCGACAAACCGCGACCTACTCCACGAGGTAGAAGAGGGGCGGTTTCGCCGCGATTTGTATTATCGTCTCGGTGTAATCAACCTCTCCATCCCCCCATTGCGAGAGCGTCGCGAAGACATTCCAGCCTTGGCACAGGATTATGTCAGCCGTTTTCGCGCATCGATCGGTCGGAATGTCTCATCGATCGACAAGGACGCGCTTCAGGAAATGGTGAACTACTCTTGGCCCGGCAATGTGCGGGAACTGATCAACGTTATCGAACGAGCGGTACTTTTGTGTGACAGCGATACGATCGCCACCAATGATCTTCCTGAGACCATCACCCTAGGTCATTCAAGCGGCGAACCGCGATCTCATGCCGCCGCACTGGCGAGTGGAAAGGGTTCGCAATTTCCAGTTGAGTGGTTCGATTTGCCGATTCGAGAGGCCCGGCAAGCCGTGGTTGCCGATTTTGAAAAAGCCTACCTAATCCGCGTGTTGCAACTCACGCGCGGACGTGTCGGAGAGGCGGCGGAGCGCGCCGGGATTGAGCCACGGTCGCTGTTTGAAAAAATGCGCCGTTACGACCTACGGAAGGAAGACTTTCGTTCCAACCGCAGCTAA
- a CDS encoding MFS transporter yields the protein MRFNYLNTYWSPETAQRAIIVSGCLGMAYTQLTMSPATIQYARSLGATGLHIGILGALPVAMLFMQFLAAIIANHLRYRRRVWLTVSIAQRLILVPIVCGPLLFPEISHMIWIWGFIFSTAANHALLHFCTPLWLSWMGDYLPHQGLSHYWGIRHRWAQWAGASVLLGGALFVWHSGWSVLSAFAVLVIAGAVFGIADVLLFLKVDEPPIHRLPEPQLWKVISAPFRERKFRSFIGYSCFWHFAAMVGAPFISLYLLVEVGMDLFQLMMLWTCSWVGGALLARQFGSLAESKGNRPVLILCTLFKPLNMIALLLVPHNPTLAFWLLIPVFMVDALLNAGIAIATNGFLLKNSPSENRTMYIAAGTAVSGLVGGAASIMAGATLAALDSWSLRFGGVTVNGFSLLFGLSLTLRVAAIFVARRIHEPQSHTTTIVINDLVGVTPLRMLRLPLGIFQTAEVVQKVRIQTKRRERIRSAVVHEEAV from the coding sequence ATGCGGTTCAACTATCTTAATACCTATTGGTCTCCTGAGACCGCTCAGCGCGCAATCATCGTCTCCGGTTGTTTGGGGATGGCCTATACCCAACTGACGATGTCCCCGGCGACAATCCAGTACGCCCGTTCATTAGGCGCTACCGGTCTGCATATCGGCATCCTCGGGGCTCTCCCGGTGGCCATGCTGTTCATGCAGTTTTTGGCCGCGATTATTGCGAATCATCTGCGGTACCGCCGGCGAGTCTGGCTGACTGTTTCCATTGCACAACGACTGATCCTCGTCCCGATTGTGTGTGGGCCACTGCTGTTCCCTGAAATCTCTCACATGATTTGGATCTGGGGTTTCATCTTTTCGACAGCGGCTAACCATGCGTTGCTGCATTTCTGCACTCCGCTCTGGCTGTCTTGGATGGGCGACTATCTGCCGCATCAGGGATTGAGTCACTATTGGGGCATCCGCCATCGTTGGGCGCAATGGGCTGGGGCCTCGGTATTACTGGGAGGTGCCCTCTTTGTGTGGCACAGCGGCTGGTCGGTACTGTCCGCGTTTGCCGTGCTGGTGATTGCCGGGGCGGTATTCGGTATTGCGGATGTGCTCCTCTTTCTCAAAGTCGACGAACCTCCCATTCACCGCTTGCCTGAACCCCAACTCTGGAAGGTGATCAGTGCGCCGTTTCGAGAGCGGAAGTTCCGCAGTTTTATCGGATATTCCTGCTTTTGGCACTTCGCGGCTATGGTGGGGGCCCCATTCATTAGCCTGTACCTCCTTGTGGAAGTCGGCATGGATCTGTTTCAGCTCATGATGCTTTGGACGTGTTCCTGGGTGGGGGGCGCCCTATTGGCACGTCAATTCGGCAGTCTCGCTGAGTCCAAGGGCAATCGGCCGGTGCTCATCCTCTGCACGCTGTTTAAGCCGCTAAACATGATCGCTCTTCTCCTCGTGCCCCATAACCCGACTCTTGCGTTTTGGTTGTTGATTCCGGTCTTCATGGTCGATGCCCTGTTGAACGCAGGGATCGCAATCGCCACGAACGGCTTTCTGCTGAAAAACTCGCCCAGCGAAAACCGGACGATGTATATTGCCGCGGGAACGGCAGTCTCTGGACTTGTCGGCGGTGCCGCCTCAATCATGGCCGGCGCTACTTTGGCAGCTCTTGACTCCTGGAGCCTTCGCTTCGGTGGCGTGACGGTCAACGGATTCAGCTTGCTATTTGGCCTCAGCCTCACACTGCGCGTGGCAGCAATCTTTGTCGCCCGCCGCATCCATGAGCCGCAGTCACACACAACGACGATTGTCATCAACGATCTGGTCGGCGTGACTCCACTCAGGATGTTGCGGCTCCCACTGGGCATTTTCCAAACAGCTGAAGTCGTTCAGAAAGTTCGCATTCAGACAAAACGCCGTGAACGCATCCGATCCGCAGTCGTGCATGAAGAAGCTGTTTAA
- a CDS encoding HDOD domain-containing protein, which produces MTIAISKRFDELKATGLLPSPTGVAMEILRLTQNEGSTIKQIAQTIQADPALTGRTLKFANSAHAGARKPIASVSEAVVRLGMRTVGTLSLGFSVLSSSRRGPCEGFDYDRFWSNSLVLGIASKTLCGMTKAAPQEEGFACGLLSQIGRLALASVYPEKYAEVLTTWANGSGKELRDLEQQAFSTDHAEMTAAMMEDWRLPESFQIAVLNQIDDHRKAPSTTTPSDVLTLILQTANQIARICVEDENSHAEPIKKLMACYDQIDLESSGLADLCDEVAEQWQTWGEILNVNTRELPKFEEILEKSREAEAEATVDANVETEGESNPHPKSLRILVAEDDPLQLALITKLVKAAGHSVVGTPNGREALRTALETNPDVVITDWMMPEMDGFELCRSLRKAKFGRQLYLIIMTSNGEEERLVEAFEAGADDYLVKPLRARPLQARIRAAVRMIELQHEVELEREHIRQMTAELAVVNRKLEQAAFTDALTALPNRRYLIKRLKEEWSIISRKGGQLSCMLLDIDRFKSVNDTYGHDVGDLVLKKVAAVLQTVTRDSDVVCRQGGEEFVVVCPGSDLQSAAQGAERLRSKIESETLGYFEQFEHPITVSVGVATRESLMRDEDVILKAADEALYRAKETGRNRVCCANDKPVEKISKIQDSLRSLFQ; this is translated from the coding sequence GTGACCATCGCCATTTCAAAACGATTTGATGAATTAAAAGCGACTGGGTTGTTGCCCTCTCCGACTGGAGTGGCAATGGAAATTTTGCGTTTGACGCAAAACGAAGGTTCGACGATTAAGCAGATCGCTCAGACCATCCAAGCCGACCCGGCATTGACGGGACGGACCTTGAAATTTGCGAACTCCGCCCATGCCGGTGCCCGTAAACCAATTGCTTCGGTTTCCGAAGCGGTTGTCCGCTTGGGCATGCGCACGGTCGGAACGTTGTCGTTAGGCTTTTCGGTCTTGTCCAGTTCACGTCGCGGGCCGTGCGAAGGTTTTGATTATGACCGGTTTTGGTCGAACTCATTGGTTTTGGGAATCGCCTCAAAAACATTGTGTGGAATGACAAAAGCTGCTCCTCAAGAGGAAGGGTTTGCTTGCGGGTTGTTGAGTCAAATCGGCCGGTTGGCGTTGGCGAGCGTCTACCCGGAGAAATATGCCGAGGTACTGACAACATGGGCGAATGGCAGTGGGAAAGAGTTGCGGGATTTGGAGCAACAAGCGTTCAGCACCGATCATGCGGAAATGACGGCGGCCATGATGGAAGATTGGAGATTGCCCGAGTCGTTTCAAATCGCCGTCTTAAATCAGATTGACGATCACCGCAAAGCACCCTCGACAACGACGCCGTCCGACGTATTGACTCTCATTCTCCAAACGGCCAATCAGATCGCTCGTATCTGTGTCGAAGATGAGAACAGCCACGCGGAGCCAATCAAAAAGCTCATGGCTTGTTACGACCAAATCGACCTGGAATCGTCTGGATTGGCGGATTTGTGCGACGAGGTCGCCGAACAGTGGCAAACCTGGGGCGAGATCCTCAACGTCAATACGCGAGAACTGCCGAAATTTGAAGAGATACTAGAGAAATCGCGCGAGGCCGAAGCGGAAGCAACGGTTGACGCGAATGTCGAAACCGAAGGCGAGAGCAACCCCCACCCCAAATCGTTGCGGATTTTGGTCGCCGAAGATGATCCGCTGCAACTGGCTTTGATTACAAAACTCGTCAAGGCAGCCGGGCATTCGGTGGTAGGAACTCCCAATGGCCGCGAAGCGTTGCGAACTGCGTTAGAAACAAATCCCGACGTCGTGATTACCGATTGGATGATGCCGGAGATGGATGGGTTTGAGTTGTGCCGATCTTTGCGGAAAGCGAAGTTTGGACGCCAATTGTATCTGATCATCATGACCAGTAACGGCGAAGAAGAGCGGCTGGTCGAGGCATTTGAGGCCGGTGCGGACGACTATTTGGTCAAACCGCTGCGTGCCCGGCCTTTGCAGGCACGGATTCGCGCCGCTGTGCGGATGATCGAATTACAGCACGAGGTGGAACTCGAACGAGAGCACATTCGGCAGATGACGGCTGAACTGGCGGTCGTCAACCGCAAGTTGGAGCAAGCAGCTTTCACAGATGCGTTGACTGCTTTGCCGAATCGGCGGTACTTAATCAAACGTCTCAAGGAAGAGTGGTCCATAATTTCCCGTAAGGGAGGCCAACTTTCCTGCATGCTGTTAGACATCGATCGCTTTAAAAGCGTCAATGACACCTACGGACATGACGTGGGAGACTTGGTGTTGAAAAAAGTTGCGGCAGTTCTGCAAACCGTGACTCGCGATAGCGACGTCGTATGCCGACAAGGGGGAGAGGAGTTTGTAGTCGTCTGCCCGGGAAGTGATCTCCAGTCAGCCGCACAAGGTGCCGAAAGACTGCGGAGCAAGATCGAAAGCGAAACGTTAGGGTATTTCGAACAGTTCGAGCATCCGATCACGGTGAGCGTCGGCGTCGCGACACGCGAGAGCTTAATGCGCGATGAAGACGTGATTCTCAAAGCGGCCGACGAAGCCTTGTATCGTGCCAAAGAAACTGGTCGGAACCGGGTCTGTTGTGCCAACGACAAACCGGTCGAAAAAATCTCCAAAATCCAAGACTCGCTGCGTTCGTTATTCCAGTAG
- a CDS encoding agmatine deiminase family protein: MFQLRQYTAAGLLLVVTLASAADCGERRTTRVFPPHTELFQVVAPDYPWTQVTRAPKVLAPVSPPSNKRHRCIVGEYERQRALLLACRDLIDDFPNLLADIVRQTSGHIEIILLVTDLEQSESAKQLLQTRSIPFDHVRFAQLPHDTMWARDYGPIIVTPKEGQPIVIDPDYDMERTQDDRIPSELGNLLQLPVEHLSLRLDGGNLLSNGDGLAITTHRLFDDNALNEFEIPMLRNVLHEQCGIEQLVVLEPLFGEPTGHADMFVTFVSKNVVLLGRFNPEDDPLNAEILDRNAIQLSKVRTGTDFLHVVRIDMPPHHDGVWRTYTNVIYANGVVLVPTYGEEDLALRKRAFRAFAKVLPQRKIVGIDASQVIQSEGALHCITMNLGPLGRLPDFPPPQPQVVEEFEFTDETEIISLADPGQESALIDPHALGFEVDPHQYQPRPIAMKPQLIDSRQTKMSERELTRWRSSLLPNFDRVENRTEQELISK; this comes from the coding sequence ATGTTCCAATTGAGACAGTATACCGCAGCAGGGCTCCTTCTCGTTGTCACGCTTGCGTCAGCTGCGGATTGCGGAGAACGCCGAACCACCCGCGTCTTTCCTCCTCACACTGAATTGTTTCAAGTCGTTGCGCCTGATTACCCCTGGACGCAGGTCACACGGGCTCCCAAGGTATTGGCCCCCGTTTCTCCCCCAAGCAACAAACGCCACCGCTGCATCGTTGGAGAATATGAACGCCAACGTGCGCTGTTGTTAGCCTGTCGTGATTTGATTGACGACTTTCCGAATTTATTGGCCGATATTGTGCGTCAAACCAGCGGGCATATTGAAATCATTCTGTTGGTGACGGATTTGGAGCAAAGCGAATCAGCCAAACAACTACTGCAGACAAGATCCATACCGTTCGACCATGTCCGTTTTGCACAATTGCCGCACGATACGATGTGGGCTCGCGACTATGGTCCAATCATCGTCACGCCCAAGGAAGGGCAGCCCATTGTCATCGACCCCGACTACGACATGGAACGGACACAGGACGATCGCATCCCCAGCGAATTGGGCAACCTTTTGCAATTGCCGGTCGAACACCTCTCGCTGAGACTGGATGGTGGCAACCTGCTGAGTAATGGAGATGGCCTGGCCATCACAACCCACCGGCTTTTCGACGACAACGCGCTCAACGAGTTTGAAATCCCAATGCTGCGGAATGTTCTCCATGAACAATGCGGCATCGAGCAACTCGTGGTTCTTGAACCGCTATTCGGCGAACCGACCGGTCATGCCGATATGTTTGTGACATTCGTTTCAAAAAACGTTGTCCTGCTGGGAAGATTCAATCCCGAGGACGATCCGTTGAATGCTGAAATCCTGGATCGGAACGCCATTCAACTTTCCAAAGTCCGGACCGGGACCGATTTCCTGCATGTGGTGCGAATTGACATGCCGCCGCATCACGATGGAGTCTGGAGAACTTATACGAACGTTATTTATGCCAACGGCGTGGTATTGGTTCCAACCTATGGCGAAGAAGACCTCGCCCTTCGTAAGCGGGCATTTCGCGCATTTGCCAAAGTATTGCCGCAACGGAAAATTGTCGGGATCGATGCCAGCCAGGTGATTCAATCCGAAGGGGCATTGCATTGCATCACAATGAACTTGGGACCGCTGGGACGTCTCCCCGATTTTCCACCTCCGCAACCACAAGTTGTTGAAGAATTTGAATTCACCGACGAGACTGAAATAATCTCGTTGGCCGACCCTGGTCAAGAGTCCGCTCTGATTGACCCGCACGCATTGGGCTTCGAAGTCGATCCCCACCAGTACCAGCCGCGTCCGATTGCGATGAAGCCTCAGTTGATCGACTCCCGTCAAACCAAAATGAGCGAGCGTGAGCTGACGCGGTGGCGCAGTAGTCTGCTCCCCAACTTTGATCGCGTTGAAAATCGAACAGAACAAGAGCTCATTTCCAAATAG
- a CDS encoding DUF1501 domain-containing protein, with translation MMQFSRREMLSLSGFGLGQLAVADLLGGKQLLGAETSEPAGLPIHGNLHARKTHFPAGAKAVIQLIQNGGPSQMDLFDPKPLLTQMAGKPHPDGVEIHQPNNVNSLLPSPLKFQKYGECGMDVSEALPHVSSVVDDLCFVRSMHSEHNNHLEGLNMLLTCKIFPGRPVMGAWISYALGTENQNLPAYVVLRDPDGYTIGGKQLWANAFLPALYQGVEFSTRGAPIHHLNPPASLPPGAQRANLDFLNQLNARHLSNRPGESELESRIENFELAARMQLEAPSVLDLAGETQETQKLYGLDNPTTAKYGTRCLMARRLVESGVRFVQVTTSPGQPWDHHNDIGKGMKNIATATDQGAAALIKDLKQRGLLESTIVMWAGEFGRLPTTQNGKGRDHNRNAFTLWFAGGGFQPGLIYGETDEFGYKSIVNRVSVPDMIATVCHQLGLDHQRVQFPLGGRVETPTNVTVSGAKVVGDLLSNKVYCS, from the coding sequence ATGATGCAATTTAGTCGCCGCGAGATGCTTTCGCTTTCCGGATTTGGCTTGGGACAACTTGCCGTTGCCGACTTGCTTGGCGGAAAGCAGTTACTCGGTGCGGAAACATCGGAACCGGCTGGTTTACCGATTCATGGTAATCTTCATGCGCGCAAGACGCATTTTCCGGCGGGTGCCAAAGCGGTCATTCAACTGATCCAAAATGGCGGTCCCAGTCAGATGGACTTGTTTGACCCCAAGCCGCTCCTGACGCAAATGGCCGGCAAGCCGCACCCCGATGGTGTCGAGATTCACCAGCCGAACAACGTCAACAGCCTGCTCCCCTCGCCGTTGAAGTTTCAAAAATATGGTGAGTGCGGCATGGACGTTTCCGAGGCGTTGCCGCATGTGAGCAGTGTCGTTGATGATCTGTGCTTTGTGCGCTCGATGCACAGCGAGCACAACAATCATCTTGAGGGGCTGAACATGCTGCTCACCTGCAAGATTTTTCCCGGCAGGCCGGTGATGGGAGCGTGGATCAGCTATGCATTAGGCACCGAGAATCAAAACCTGCCGGCGTATGTCGTCTTGCGCGACCCGGATGGATACACAATCGGAGGGAAACAACTTTGGGCCAACGCGTTTCTGCCCGCTTTGTACCAAGGTGTTGAGTTCAGCACCCGTGGCGCCCCGATCCACCATTTGAATCCTCCCGCGTCACTTCCGCCGGGCGCCCAGCGCGCCAATTTGGATTTTCTCAATCAATTGAATGCCCGACATCTTAGCAATCGTCCCGGTGAGTCTGAGCTGGAATCGCGGATCGAAAATTTCGAACTGGCAGCACGAATGCAATTGGAAGCGCCCAGTGTGCTCGATCTGGCTGGGGAAACGCAGGAGACACAGAAACTCTATGGCCTCGATAATCCCACCACCGCGAAATACGGCACGCGGTGTTTGATGGCGCGCCGCCTTGTCGAATCGGGCGTGAGATTTGTGCAAGTCACAACAAGCCCCGGGCAACCGTGGGACCATCACAACGACATCGGCAAAGGCATGAAAAATATTGCCACCGCGACGGACCAAGGGGCTGCGGCGCTTATCAAAGATCTGAAGCAACGTGGACTGCTGGAGAGCACGATCGTCATGTGGGCCGGAGAGTTTGGTCGTCTGCCCACGACACAAAATGGAAAAGGCCGCGACCACAACCGCAACGCGTTTACTCTCTGGTTTGCCGGCGGCGGATTTCAACCAGGGTTGATCTACGGCGAGACCGACGAGTTTGGTTACAAGAGCATCGTCAATCGGGTCAGCGTTCCCGATATGATCGCCACTGTTTGCCATCAGTTGGGGCTCGACCACCAGCGGGTACAGTTTCCACTGGGCGGTCGTGTTGAGACGCCCACCAACGTGACGGTTTCCGGCGCCAAGGTCGTTGGCGACTTGTTGAGCAACAAAGTCTATTGTTCATGA
- a CDS encoding NAD(P)/FAD-dependent oxidoreductase, with translation MADFKVTRLDADLDFDSLTYWDVVIIGAGPAGLAASLTTAHRGLTTLVIEAKDRPGGQPQFLYSDKRIVDIPGFPDGVTGEDLSDRTYRQAVDALVQFRFQEELTEINETDQIENEDQLKEVVTSQGSYLCRKVIIACGLLHFPRKHPVLDSLQSNKVYYKIPKIGDYENQRIAIIGGGDSALDAAVMVLERGGLAEVIVREETPVGKDDSLQRIKDSGGIIHTSTEVTSAEFSGDHLALTLSDSQILPCDGAIVQIGFLSAKDTFERLNVRLNDDGSIAIDAYFETSRRGIFAIGDVHGDIKLITVAWAEGIQAAIYAFKEITSPYWLNEKRLRDNKITMIGEKITQAAAAQKPSRKRP, from the coding sequence ATGGCCGATTTTAAAGTCACACGGCTCGATGCGGATTTGGATTTTGACAGTTTGACCTATTGGGACGTTGTGATTATCGGGGCCGGCCCTGCGGGCTTGGCGGCGAGTCTTACTACAGCCCATCGTGGTCTGACGACGTTGGTCATTGAGGCAAAGGATCGGCCAGGGGGGCAGCCGCAGTTTCTGTATTCTGACAAACGCATCGTCGACATCCCGGGGTTTCCCGACGGAGTCACAGGTGAAGATTTATCGGATCGCACTTACCGTCAAGCTGTCGACGCCCTGGTCCAGTTTCGTTTTCAAGAAGAGTTGACGGAGATTAACGAAACCGATCAGATCGAAAATGAAGACCAACTCAAAGAGGTTGTGACCAGCCAAGGCAGCTATCTGTGCCGCAAGGTGATTATTGCTTGTGGGTTGTTACATTTTCCTCGTAAGCATCCGGTGTTGGACAGCCTGCAATCAAATAAAGTCTATTATAAAATCCCGAAAATCGGCGACTACGAAAACCAGCGAATCGCCATCATCGGCGGCGGGGATTCGGCTTTGGATGCAGCCGTCATGGTCTTGGAACGGGGCGGACTGGCAGAGGTCATCGTTCGAGAGGAGACGCCTGTCGGCAAAGACGATTCCTTGCAGCGCATTAAGGATTCCGGTGGCATCATTCATACATCCACAGAAGTAACCAGCGCCGAATTTTCCGGTGATCACCTCGCACTGACTCTTTCCGACTCTCAAATCCTACCGTGCGACGGCGCGATCGTGCAAATCGGTTTTCTATCGGCCAAAGATACCTTTGAGCGTTTGAACGTGCGTCTCAATGACGATGGCAGTATTGCCATCGATGCTTATTTCGAAACCAGTCGTCGCGGCATTTTTGCCATTGGCGACGTACACGGCGATATTAAGCTCATTACGGTTGCCTGGGCTGAGGGAATTCAGGCGGCAATCTATGCCTTCAAGGAAATCACCAGTCCATACTGGCTCAACGAAAAACGCCTCCGTGACAACAAGATTACCATGATCGGAGAGAAAATCACGCAAGCCGCCGCTGCACAGAAACCGTCGCGCAAACGACCGTAG
- a CDS encoding EAL and HDOD domain-containing protein produces the protein MNIAASDETMRMNPTAVYVGRQAIYNSRLKVAAYELLYRDSHHNRALFIDGEEATGQLLLNTFVDIGIEHIAGSRPAFINVSDEFVLNGHCESLPKERVVLELLEDAKPTAELADALMKLSQMGYRIALDDFVYEQHLDALIRCANIVKIDVQQLNPAQIEEHAKVLKGFGVELLAEKIETHDEYEFCKKLGFTYFQGYFTSRPRVIEGFRVPADRITTMRLVAKLHDPDVQISELEELIKRDPGLCYKLLLYINSSSCGLKSQIASIRQASTLVGLRKLRTWVGLLGFGAIKDKSPELVVTANVRAKMCELLATKSGHKDSDQYLTLGLFSLLDAFADCPMEQVLNLVPLADPITEALLESSGPLAWALQCVLDYEQANWDAVNSTGIDPQLISQAYLEAVDWTGQIMGELSQLDE, from the coding sequence ATGAATATTGCAGCATCCGATGAAACAATGCGGATGAATCCCACTGCGGTGTATGTCGGCCGGCAAGCGATTTATAACAGTCGCTTGAAGGTGGCCGCCTATGAACTGCTGTATCGGGATAGTCATCACAATCGCGCGCTGTTCATCGACGGCGAAGAGGCGACAGGGCAACTGCTACTCAATACCTTTGTCGACATTGGCATCGAGCATATCGCCGGGTCGCGACCAGCGTTTATCAATGTCAGCGATGAGTTTGTGCTGAACGGACATTGCGAATCGCTTCCCAAAGAGCGAGTGGTGCTGGAGTTGCTGGAAGATGCGAAACCGACTGCGGAGTTGGCGGATGCGCTGATGAAACTTTCGCAAATGGGATATCGCATTGCGCTCGACGATTTTGTCTACGAGCAACACCTCGACGCTCTCATTCGCTGCGCGAACATCGTGAAAATCGATGTCCAACAATTAAACCCAGCCCAAATTGAAGAGCACGCAAAAGTACTCAAAGGTTTCGGTGTTGAACTGTTGGCGGAAAAAATTGAAACGCATGACGAATATGAATTCTGTAAGAAACTGGGATTCACCTACTTTCAGGGGTATTTCACATCGCGGCCGCGCGTCATCGAAGGCTTTCGGGTTCCCGCCGATCGAATCACCACGATGCGTCTGGTGGCCAAACTGCATGACCCGGATGTGCAGATCAGCGAATTGGAGGAGTTGATCAAACGTGATCCGGGACTTTGCTACAAATTGTTGCTGTATATCAACTCAAGCAGTTGTGGATTGAAAAGCCAAATTGCCTCCATCCGGCAAGCTTCCACGCTGGTCGGTTTGCGTAAATTGCGCACCTGGGTCGGTCTCTTGGGGTTTGGGGCGATCAAGGATAAATCTCCCGAGTTGGTCGTCACGGCCAATGTGCGCGCCAAAATGTGTGAGCTGCTAGCAACCAAATCTGGTCACAAGGACTCCGACCAGTATTTGACCTTGGGGCTATTTTCGTTACTCGATGCCTTTGCCGACTGCCCGATGGAACAAGTCCTGAATCTTGTCCCACTCGCCGACCCGATCACCGAGGCGCTGTTAGAATCCAGCGGACCACTCGCCTGGGCGCTGCAATGCGTTTTGGATTATGAACAAGCCAATTGGGATGCTGTGAATTCCACTGGAATCGATCCCCAACTGATTAGCCAGGCCTATCTCGAAGCAGTCGACTGGACGGGCCAAATCATGGGCGAGCTCAGTCAGCTCGACGAGTGA